From the Cryptomeria japonica chromosome 2, Sugi_1.0, whole genome shotgun sequence genome, one window contains:
- the LOC131047281 gene encoding uncharacterized protein LOC131047281, with translation MLISNFYFPSIFQPPCRCTFSSSIVTRISPIPTSLKVHNQKLSRTFVTGSSSPATPSQDLDVEEEKRSKLKEQLLYTIAASNGILNEHSMALISSLGNINPNPDITIAPHLLTGCFEQISSTLKGTGKPGEAHKLVENTVTLGRATFNAFSPTDTEIQMKQTYNHVGVEADDAYYLLLKFSVNCPYEGADAPPMEGMLINKASFSVSDFNRIDIIFESSSMVPLNPQKDLQSWLKLFRDHNPSMDEKGVVKVALPPAKGFHDYLYLDHELRITKGNRGTINVVKRLPQKVIHL, from the coding sequence atgttgataTCAAACTTCTACTTTCCTTCTATTTTCCAACCTCCATGCAGATGTACATTTTCTAGTTCTATTGTAACAAGAATCTCCCCAATACCCACTTCATTAAAAGTGCATAACCAAAAGCTGTCTAGGACGTTCGTCACAGGAAGCTCCTCCCCTGCAACTCCATCTCAAGACTTAGAtgtggaggaagagaaaagaagcAAGTTGAAGGAACAACTCTTGTACACAATTGCAGCCTCCAATGGCATATTAAATGAGCATTCCATGGCTCTTATTTCCTCGCTAGGGAACATCAATCCCAACCCAGACATCACAATTGCCCCACATCTGTTAACTGGTTGTTTCGAGCAAATAAGTTCGACCTTAAAAGGCACTGGTAAACCTGGAGAAGCCCACAAATTGGTGGAGAATACTGTCACCCTTGGCAGGGCTACTTTTAATGCCTTCAGCCCAACTGACACTGAAATCCAGATGAAGCAAACTTATAACCATGTTGGGGTTGAGGCCGACGATGCTTATTATCTGCTCCTCAAATTCTCTGTCAATTGCCCATACGAAGGTGCGGATGCTCCACCCATGGAAGGTATGCTTATCAACAAGGCTTCATTTAGTGTATCTGATTTCAATAGAATCGATATCATATTTGAATCTAGTAGTATGGTTCCTCTTAACCCTCAAAAGGATCTGCAATCCTGGCTTAAGCTCTTTAGAGATCACAACCCCTCAATGGATGAGAAGGGAGTAGTCAAAGTAGCCCTGCCTCCTGCTAAAGGCTTTCACGACTATCTTTATCTTGACCATGAGCTGAGGATTACTAAGGGAAACAGAGGAACAATTAATGTTGTTAAAAGATTGCCACAGAAAGTGATCCATCTTTGA